TCACCAAAATACATGTACGGcttagtcatttttattttatttacaaagacgAGCAGCTCTAAGAGACCAGGGCTGAGTCGTGTGCTCAGTCTATTCACAACAAgtccagctgcagaaaacactcTCTGCTGACCGCTTCAATTTCCCCTCACTTTTCACAGCACCTCTTCTTCCTTTAGTAGTGATAACAGCAGTTTTTCTGAGTTGTAAATGTGAAGGGCGCCCTCTTTTGGTATGTATTGGTATTACATGTGACCGCTGGTTAAACTGTAAACAGATAGTCAGTGAATACATTTCTAATCCGTAAAATTCTTGACGGCAAGTAATCGATAGATGATTAATCATTAACATCACTAGTTCAGAACAAtgactttctgtgtgtttgttgatgtgttcatAACGGTTTTATACCTCATACATCATGTTATCTCTCGATGTTGCGCTTGATTCTGTAATTACTGTGGGAACTCCTTGGTCTGGTGACTCCAGCTGTCCAGCGGTGCTGCTCCGTGCTGCGCTCTGAGaactcagcctgtgggtgttgacggatgaaGGAGCGGACACACAAAGCACACGTATCGAGTGGATGTTCTGGGTCATATGTGTCAATCAGTACTTACTCAGACCTCGTCTTCAACGAGTTTATTTAGAAGTTTTTGTTTCACAATCACATATTTACagatttctttgactttttatcaACACTATCATACGTACAGCAGAACTTGGTCAAAGAGACACCAAAGACATTTCAGACAAATATAAACTGAATTATTGTCTTCTGCAGTTTTTTCCTCTCGATCTGAAATTGGAAGTCATTGAAGTTTAAAgggttaataaataaatatacgtAATAAACGTTATCACATAAATGATGCATCTCGATGATGAGCTGAGTCAATCAAATCAGTTTGTTACCTGCTGTGTTTACGAGGACAAACCTCTGAACTATAAAGTCAATCAACGAACACGATGATCTGATTCTGTCAAAGATGTCAAATATACCGTGTTGTCAGTAAATGGGATGGTATGTACTCGGATGAGAATCAATACATGAAGTCTGATTATTTCACACTGACAGGAGAGATGATCAGAGGTGCAGAGTTTTTACCTCCTTCAATAACACTAGGACCCAAGACAGGGAAGAGTTTCTCAGTGAAGGAGCAGTCTGTAAAGGAGTagatcagagctgcagagtccACGTCATAAAAGGAGACCAGACCCTCCTCATAATCcacaaacacccccaccttCTCAGGACGACActtcagagagagacggactGAAGGGTCATCAAGGACTTCATATTCATTTCCGTTTCTCAACCATATAGTCCAGAAACCCTCTTCAGGACTCGCTGTGATTTCTCCCTTCCTGTTGATGGACTCTCTGACCACTCCTAAATCCCAACGAGTCTTTCCTTTAACCTGAACCTCAAAGTAAAATCTGCCTGAAGAGAAACTCTGCTTTCCTAAAACGCAAACACAAGAAGAGAATCTCTCTGGGTTGTCTGGTAGATTCTTCCTCACATCACCATGATAAACTTGTCTCCCACCTTTAGACAGGATGAGATTAGGATGTGCTGTATCAGGATCAAGAGTTCCATCCACAGCATACTGCTGGACTCTCTTCAGTGCAGTTTGAACCAACTCCTTCATCTCTTCACTGACAGTCTCctccagctgagccacagctttCCAGGACTTCAGGGCCTTCTGTTTGGTTCCAGTGCAGACGTCACAGAGAACTTATCCTGGTTTGGACTCTTGTAGctctgagctgctgcttctGGCTTCCTGCTGAGCTTTGTCTCTGAACTGACCAACAATCTCAGAGAGCAAAGTGTTGATCCTCAGTTCAGGTCTTTTAGTAAAAGCTTCCATACAAATTGGACACCTGTACTGGTTGCTGGTGTTCCAGTGGTCAGTGATGCAGTTTATGCAGAAGTTATGTCCACATGATGTGCTAACAGGATCATTGAACACATCCAGACAGATGGAGCAGAGAAACTGATCCTCAGACCGATGATAGTTTGCAGCAGCCATATCTACACagagtgaaaggaaaaaaagagaaatatatattttttaattaaaatattaagtATTCTTTTAAATGGGAAGTATAGAGATCATAATCAGTGTTAATGTTTAAGATGCAAGTACATCTCTCTGCAAAGGATCATTAAAACCGGTCAATATTTGTTAGTACTAAAGACCTGATGTTTTGTCTTTCATCCCACTGTCTTATTCTATCCCGCCGATGTAATATTTTGTCCAACCCCTCATGCACACCCCGTCATGAAGGCATGATTATTGTATTCAGTTTTATATTTGGTGAGAGCTGTAAGTAACAATGAACACTTTCACATTGGAAAGCTCAAGTGCTACAATGGGCTGTGAACTTGAACTTTCACTGTTGAACAGCTTCTCCAAGAATTGTCACCTTAATGTGGTGGAGGGGCTTGCGTGTCCTGATGAACCCTGGAGCTGTGTTGCcggtagggctgggaaatatatatcgagtttttaaaatatttatttcaacgATATAGGGTTTGACAATATCATTAATATCGATATAGAGGTggcaggtcacctttttctcatctcactgatgatgattgACTGgatgtccctcttaaccctgctcctcctctctctctcttttattgtatttaaggaacatttttattttataatgttactttttaaattcataaacaggtagtattttacatgtgttttcactgttaataaaagacatatcgatatacgccattcagctaaacaatattgagatatgagttttggtccatatcgtcCAGCCCTAGACTTGCCGGGGGCAGCCACAGGCCTGCTCTCCACCCCCCACACCAAACTGCGATCTTATAGTGACAGAGCTTTCAGTGCCTCAgcccccaccctctggaactctctccccgCCAAAATCCGCACTGCTGCATCtctggtcatttttaaaaacttcctCAAACACCACCTGTTAACCAAAGCATTCAGCCTCATCTAACACTCCCCCCAGCTGATCACCCACttcctttctccttcatttgtctgtctcttGTTGCTTCCCATTACGCCCCCCCTTGTAAAGCGTCCTTGGGTTTCAtgaaaggcgctatataaatctaagttattattattattataaggcTTGTGACCCTGTCCCTCGGGGGATACTGCAGGAATATGGATACTGGGCCATGTTTgaccaaagtgggagctgtggctTCAACTtctgcacaaagtcagacacgttcCCGATGTGTGATGGCCTTCGCCAGGGTTGCCCCTTGTCACTggttctgtttgtgattttcatgAACAGGGTCTCAAGGAGCAGCTGGGGGAAGGAGGGTTTCCAGTTTTGGTGGCCTAAAAATCTAATCTCTGCCGATGATGTggttttgttggcttcctcatgctaggacctccagcaggcattcAATTTAATTTCCTTTGTCCTTGCAGGGCATGGTCAGTGAACAACGACGATACCAGGAAGTTAGAAATGAAGTCCAAATAAGGACGTAGGACGTAGACACTAAGAAATTTGGTTAAAACGAATAAAGTCCTGTGACCTCacgttcaaacacacacaaatgctgaCTGCCCTACTATCGATCatcaaaataacagagattgcaTTGTTTTAAACAAGTAGTttctaaaagtgtttttgacGACCTTACGATGgccatttaaaaaactttagaaaacacaaccgccctctgctggtgaaagagctGATTTTGACCTTTACTGTTGTGCAGATGGTTTTTTTAGTGCAAAATTGTACCGCTTACAAATCTTTTGCTGacttgaatgaaaacaaatgtcacTTCCTTCATTGAATGAAGTTAGTTTAATTTCTTTGAAGAGAAACGGAGACCTTTCTGGACGGCTGTGTGGCTGACACCCTGACAAACTTTAAGTTTCATTTCTTCAGAGTGACGCTGAAGCTCTCCTCCCTAAGCTGTGGCTCCACCTCTATCTGCAGCTCGTTGACGCatgtcacaccctctgttgattgcaagctgaaaatctggggTGTGATTTTCACGAAAATTCAAgcttaaaagagtctgaatccgaaactgccagcagaacaagctctgatctgaaacctaggaaggtcttgtcagctaggtgggCGAATCGAAACTTActttgagtagatattgatagtgggtcgttgtcaggctttgtttgggctgagcacttaagtttcattctctgagcgtcaacaggagaggcagttgacgcgtgtcacaccctctgttgattgcaagctgaaATCTGGGGTGAGATTTTTACGAAAATCCAAgcttaaaagagtctgaatccgAAACTGCCAGCAGAGCGTCTGACGCTTCAGCGTGGCCACAGATCCCCGGCATCCACGACTACTGCTTCTTCCTCTTGCACCTGCTAAATGCAACATGTGCTACAAATAAATCTCCATCATTCAtgggaacaggaaaagacacatctgtcataGACAACACAATCTTAACAACTTTTCTCTGCTTAAGAAACCCTCTTCTCCCCacccttcattttcttttggcctctggaactgtcaatctgctgtgaatacaactgaattcatccaagcacttgcaaaaatgtcagacattcaggcacttgcccttaacacagtcacaccagctgctctttctgttgacacagtgttctcacacacaccccactctgttggacgtggaggtggtacaggtatcctcatttctaatacctggaaattcaataaactcttcccactgagcaacaactcctcatttgaatatcacacaatcatggttactgctcctattaaaatgtacattgctatcatttaccgcccaccagggtgtaatctgaatgattttgttgtggaactggacatgttactctcagaaatccctgatggtggaacaccactgattgtaatgggagacatgaatatacacactgataaagcccaggcaacagacttccttgctctcctatcctcatttgacctcacgcagttcccaactcctcctacccacaaagctggcaacactcttGATTAAATTCTGACACGGAACTGctcgacagcaaacctgactgtcacccctctgcatctatcagaccactttattcaattcacaatctccttTCCGAAACTCCCTCAGGTACAGccacaaatggtgtcatacctctctgcaagaatctcgtcatgccttgctgatatctctaaatggatgaatgaacgccaccttcaactcaatctttcaaatactgagctccttgtcatcccagccagtccctctatgcaaccacagatcaatatccagcttggaacaaccaaactcatgcccacaaagtctgcctggaacctgggtgtcatgattgatgattgaccagctaacttttaaggttcaagtagcctcgattgcctgttcatgtcgatttgccctgtacaacatcaggaagatcagaccttacctgtcagaacatgctacacagctcctggtacaggctcttgtgatatcacgcatcgactattgcaaaTCTCTACTgacaggtcttcctacatgcactatcaaacccctgcagatgatacaaaatgcagcagcacgactggtcttcaaccttcctaaaagagcacatgtcactccgctgttcatctccttacactggctcccagttactgctcacatcaaatgctgctcgcttacaaaacagcaacaaaaacgtctcctccttactttaactctctcatccaggtctactctccctccccccactatgctctgccaatgaaaggtgtctgatccaaccttcacaaaaggggcctaagacgctgactagactcttctcctctgttgccccccagtggtggaatgaacttccaaactcctttcgatctgcagagtccctctgcacctttaagaaaaagctaaaggcCCAGCtatttcatgaatacctactaacttaataaTGATGATCTTGAAGTGTCTGAAATACCTGGGACATGGTTAACTCCTTAAGGGTGTGGAGACCACATCTGGACAAGTGAttgtatctgtgacctgtgttgccctttgagtttatgacatacataaaTCTAAGAAAGAAACCCCCGCAGCTGTATGAAGAGGGGTtgtcctgaaaacaaacagatgtccaCATGTTGTTCTGACTGCATAAATACAGCTGTGTGTTCGACAGAGATCATTATTGGCTTCATGActctcctgagcagacgtgCTCAGTGATACTTTCTCGCTaataaaataatcctttttacaagcaagtcagtgtcaacggaGATTTTCTTCATCATCTGCATATCATCAATGACTGAGGGAAACCAcggtctcgatattattgatgatggtaatgacgatggtttttgtttgataacgacgactgaCAAGATGGTTtttatactgattagagctctcaagaactgccctcaatgttgtgctttgcctctggtcacttcctgtcagcacctgtgtgtccaatcggactcaaagctgatcatttgctcttactgacattgttccctttttctagatccttgcttgtgttgtacttactctctgatgtacgttgctttggataataGCGTTtactaagtgaattgtagaataactGCTGCTTGTGTACGATATCTAGTCTGACTTCCTGCCATTGCTCTGTTTCCCGCCTTTTGTCCCAACACACCTGTGTCTCataatcggactcaaagctgatcatttgctcttactgacattgttccctttttctagatccttgcttgtgttgtacttactctctgatgtacgtcgttttggataaaagcgtttactaagtgaattgtagaattgtagaataactGCTGCTTGTGTACGATATCTAGTCTGACTTCCTGCCATTGCTCTGTTTCCCGCCTTTTGTCCCAACACACCTGTGTCTCATCTGCAGTTAGTGTGACCTGTATATATCCCCCTGTGTTTGCACCAGACCTCTGACAGATTGTCTTTGTCTCCAAAGTGTTTCATGCTTTCCAGACTTATTCTCCTCGTGTTTGCTCGCCCGGTTTTCAACTTTGATTGGATTTTTGGATTTTGTGGATTTGCCCTTATTGGATTTTGCTCTCACTGATGGCCTTCCTGTGTACGACCTACGAACATTTGAGTAAAGaacttattttttctgttttttgtgtccTGGACTTTCCTCTGCATCTGAGTGTAGTTTTGAATTGTTACACTGAGCATATTTCTGACTTTCTCTGCAGTGTGTTAAAGACGTAGCTTATTATTCAGCAGGTTTATAACCTGGAAGTTTGTCATGAAATCAAACTTCAGACTTTGTTTTTAGTCCCGGTTGACATGAATCGATATTGAATGTATTtgcatgaattaaaaaacaactctCTGTACAagatggtgcaaaaaaaaaaaacgtttttattttcaaagaatCACATTATTACAGATTGATTTGACTCATCATCTTTTTAATCAGAATATAAAAGACAAATGTAGTGGTTATCTTCTGCCTTCTTCATGAATCTTATGTTTCGTAAACTTATTTCTGTCTTAACCACAGAGTGAAGACGTGACAATGTGCCTCATTCACGTTTGTACGTACATTTGCCGCACAAATCTGAGATTCATTGATATatttttagaagaagaagaagaagaatttatactttattgatcccgcgaggggaaattcgtttttacactctgtctagtaaacatgctacacaaacatgaactgaaatacacacacatgcacaaacaggatcctgtggacatgcactaatggagaggtctcagagtgagggggctgccctacggcgggcgctcctgagcttgtggggggggggggggttaggtgccttgctcaagggcacctcggcagtgctcaggaagtggcctggcacctctccagctaccagaccaatttccagacttggtccgtgccgagacttgaaccggcgaccttccgattcccaacccaagtccctacagactgagctactgccgcccacaattATTTACTTgaatttacaatttacaattaTTTACTTGAATTTGTTCTGATTCCGACCGCCAAGGCACATACAGAATTGCTGCAACTATGTAATTCCGTGAAACTGCATCAAAGCCCCCAGACACACCGctcttttttgccttttgagGACATTTCTTTCGAGTTCTACGTGTCTCCACCTCACTGCTCTCGTCCTAATACACCAATCGGATGTCCTTATATGGAGAGATGGTGGCGTGGTAGTATGCTGATTACAGGTTGCGGGCGCGCGCCTGTCGATTTAGAATAATTCTGATTCACTAACATACGCGAGGTGGTGAGAACGAAACTGGCTGGTATGTACGTGTCATGAATCTGATGGATATCTTATTTTATGCGTGGAttaagaacatttctacacataTATTAGTGAATGAGGCTCATTGTTTTACACGGTGAGTCGGCTTGGTACACGTGTTCCCGTGTCCACGGTAAAACTGCCGCGTTGCTCCGCCGTCACTCGTTTATTTACGTCGACAGCGTAACTCACAACAATacacttcacttcctgtctcttgaTCACGTGACTACGGAAGTCTGACAACAAATCTTCAGagtaaaatacagaaataatcaCAGTAAATATTCATCAATATTCCCGAGATAAACACCAATATATTCTCTGCTGTACTGCTAATTATATaattcaaacaataacaaacttATTACAGGAAAATGGCGCTTAATACAAAGATTTATCAAACTGATCCCACATCAGAGAAATCAATCTACTGAAGAAGTTTGGAACAACTGTTTATTAAATATCTGATATTCTGTATGACACGCTGACatattcttgttttgctttttatataCATGCACATTCAAAAGGAAACATAAAATAGATATATACAATATaggtgctttcacacctgcagacaattcctgaaaaactcctgatatttgccggAGGAGCGTGTGAACGCAaagagctgaatgtttctctcttcacccggaatttctcctccagcctcctcaaGAACACAGCTGGACCCCTGCATCACACAATGACTGAAgtagaaaggaaggagaaaaaaaaaaaagataatatatagagaaagaaaggggaaagaagaaaaaggatgagaaggaaataaaaaaataaaaaaaatttaattaaaaaaagaaagaaaagaaaaatggaatgggggaaagaagaaggacaaaaatAGGAATAGGGGTATagaggaggggaagggaggaaaaaagaaaaaaaaggaaaggaaaaaaacaaaaaaaaaacacaagcatacactcgaattacacacacacatacacaagcaggGCCCTTCAACACCACAAAACTGCCACACTACCACAAAATTGCAAAACgttattattactccctgcctgcctgttttgtctttgtctatgcTGTGCATCGTATTGtcgtgtctcccctgtctcctacatacttttgTTCTTGTCATATCCCTCACtcgtcttgtattgttctgcatcacctaataaaaaaaaagaataaataaaaaaaaaaaaaaaagaacacagcaggatataatcaggagaattcacctcgagcgagtgggagggggtggtgacgtttattccctgtgatcactGGGTAAGTGAGTCAGAAGCAGAATAGGGCCCCGAGTACGGCAAGCAGCAAGTGAGGAAATATATTTCAGGGTGGGGAAACATAAAAAGGGGCAATTTATAGGACCGTTAGCGATTGAAATAGGATGGTTAGCGTGTGACTGTGTGAAGATGCTCATCTGCCTGACTCTCACAGCCAATGCGTGACACTTGGCAGCTCTGTGTAATGGGAACAATAAACTAAACAGtaaactttaaatcaatcacagTCAACACCTGCTAAatttaagatataaaatataagTTGTGCATCTTTGTTCAATTTGGTGAAACAAGAGCATCAGGGAAATAgttatttaactctgacaggACAGATGATCAGAGGGGCAgagttatcatcatcatcaagacCAGGATAGAAGTAAGGGAAGAGTTTCATCCTGAAGGAGCAGTCTGTAAAGGAGTAGATCAGAGCTGCAGCACCAACATCATAAAAGGAGACCAGACCCTCCCCATAATCcacaaacacccccaccttCTCAGGACGACActtcagagagagacggactGAAGAGTCATCAAGAGCTTCATATTCATTTCCATTTCTCAACCATATAGTCCAGAAACCTTTTTGAGGACTCAGTGAAATATCTCCCTTTCTTTTACTGAACTCTCTGGCCACTCCTAAATCCCACCCAGTCTTTCCCTTAACCTGAACCTCGAAGTAAAATCTGCCTGAAGAGAAACTCTGCTTTCCTAAAACACAAGCACAAGAAGAAAATCTCCTTGGGTTGTTGGGAACATTCTTCTTCACATCACCATTACGTACTTGTCTCCCACCTTTAGACAGGATGAGATGTGGATGTGCTGTATCAGGATCAAGAGTTACATCCACAGCATACTGCTGGACTCTCTTCAGCTCAGTTTGAACCAACTTCTTCATCTCTTCACTGAGAGTCTCctccagctgagccacagctttCTTCAATGTCCTCTCGTACAGCGGTTGACATGGATTCAAACCCCGGACAATCCTCCCACCAAAGACTGGAGTAACGGTCACAGATGGCACTCTCTGGATTAGATGGAGGTGGTCTTCAGAGTGTGAGAGCTGCTGCACCTCAgtgctcctcttcatcagctcACAGATTTCctgctccagctctttgatGAAAGCTTGGGcctgtttctctgttgttttcagCTTCTTTTCGATCGTGTCGATGAACTCGGCCTGACCTCTCTCAACAGACTCCTTCAGAGCGGTGAAGACTCGAACACCTTCTgccatctctctgtctgcatcGTCTTTACTGAGGTCCACTGAGTGTTTGATCTCTTGAATCTCCAGTCGTCTTTTCTGGATCATCTGCTGAatttcagtctctgtctcctccAGCTTTGCCTTCTTTTCTTCATATTCTTCTTTCAGAGGAACAAACTTGTGTGTCTGGTGGTctaaaacagagcagagcatgCAGACACAGGTCTGATCGGTCTTACAGAACAGCTCCAGAGGTTTATCGTGCTTCGTACACATCCTGTCCTCCAGGTTCTCCACAGGGTCGATCAGCTGGTGTCTTTTCAGACGTGAAGCTGTCAGATGAGGCTCCAGGTGAGTCTCACAGTAGGAGACCAGACAGTCTAAGCAGGACTTCAGGGCCTTCTGTTTGGTTCCAGTGCAGACGTCACAGAGAACTTCTCCTGGTTTGGACTCTTGTagctctgagctgctgctgctggcttcCTGCTGAGCTTTGTCTCTGAACTGACCAACCATCTCAGAGATGAAAGTGTTGACGTGCAGCTCAGGTCTTGTGTTAAAAACCTTCTTACATATTGGACACAGGTACTGGTCGCTGGTGTTCCAGTGTTCAGTGATGCAGTTTTTGCAGAAGTTGTGTCCACATGATGTGGTGACAGGATCATTGAACACATCCAGACAGATGGAGCAGAGAAACTGATCCTCAGACCGATGATAGTTTGCAGCAGCCATATCTACACAGAgagtgaaacaaagaaaaacattttatttttgtattttttcaaacGGGAAAGTACAGAGTGTAAAGATTTCACAGATTCAAATCAGTT
This window of the Labrus mixtus chromosome 2, fLabMix1.1, whole genome shotgun sequence genome carries:
- the LOC132955048 gene encoding nuclear factor 7, brain-like, producing the protein MAAANYHRSEDQFLCSICLDVFNDPVSTSCGHNFCINCITDHWNTSNQYRCPICMEAFTKRPELRINTLLSEIVGQFRDKAQQEARSSSSELQDCTGTKQKALKSWKAVAQLEETVSEEMKELVQTALKRVQQYAVDGTLDPDTAHPNLILSKGGRQVYHGDVRKNLPDNPERFSSCVCVLGKQSFSSGRFYFEVQVKGKTRWDLGVVRESINRKGEITASPEEGFWTIWLRNGNEYEVLDDPSVRLSLKCRPEKVGVFVDYEEGLVSFYDVDSAALIYSFTDCSFTEKLFPVLGPSVIEGGKNSAPLIISPVSVK
- the LOC132995769 gene encoding E3 ubiquitin-protein ligase TRIM21-like encodes the protein MAAANYHRSEDQFLCSICLDVFNDPVTTSCGHNFCKNCITEHWNTSDQYLCPICKKVFNTRPELHVNTFISEMVGQFRDKAQQEASSSSSELQESKPGEVLCDVCTGTKQKALKSCLDCLVSYCETHLEPHLTASRLKRHQLIDPVENLEDRMCTKHDKPLELFCKTDQTCVCMLCSVLDHQTHKFVPLKEEYEEKKAKLEETETEIQQMIQKRRLEIQEIKHSVDLSKDDADREMAEGVRVFTALKESVERGQAEFIDTIEKKLKTTEKQAQAFIKELEQEICELMKRSTEVQQLSHSEDHLHLIQRVPSVTVTPVFGGRIVRGLNPCQPLYERTLKKAVAQLEETLSEEMKKLVQTELKRVQQYAVDVTLDPDTAHPHLILSKGGRQVRNGDVKKNVPNNPRRFSSCACVLGKQSFSSGRFYFEVQVKGKTGWDLGVAREFSKRKGDISLSPQKGFWTIWLRNGNEYEALDDSSVRLSLKCRPEKVGVFVDYGEGLVSFYDVGAAALIYSFTDCSFRMKLFPYFYPGLDDDDNSAPLIICPVRVK